CGGGTACTCGGCGTCAGCGCGGCCCTCGGCCTCACCGCCGCCCTCGCCGGGCTTCCGGTCACGTAGCTCACCGCACCAGCAGCCGGGCATCAGGCGTGCCGGCGGTCCGGGGGTGTCGGCGGCGCATGGGGCCGGCCGGGGAGGGTAGCCGCAAGCCGTCTGAGCCGGGCACGGTCACCCCCACCGAGTGGGGAGTGATCCGCGAGACATCAACACGCCTGGCAAATGATACCCCCTGGGGGTATGTTCGTTGCCCTGAGGGAGGCGATGACGATGTCGCACGAACACCAGGCCACGCCGACGCCGGCAGACAGTCACACGGACACCGACGGGCAGCAGGAGCGCCACGGCGACCGCCACCCGGTTCACCACCGCTCCGGTCACGGTGGGCACGGTGGGCATGACAAGCACGCCGGGCACGATCCGGAGATGTTCCGCCGCAGGTTCTGGCTGAGTCTGGCCCTGACGGTGCCGGTCGTGGTGACCAGCCACATGGTGATGGACTGGTTCGGCTACCAGTTGGACTTTCCTGGCGTCGGCTGGGTCGCGCCGGTACTGGGCACGGTGGTGTTCGCCTGGGGTGGGTGGCCGTTCCTGCAGGGCGCGGTGCGGGAGATCCGGGACCGGGCGCCGGGGATGATGCTGCTGATCGCGATGGCGATCACCGTCGCGTACGTGGCGTCGCTGGCCACCGCGCTGGGCGCGTTCGACCTGGACTTCTGGTGGGAACTGGCGGCCCTGGTCACGATCATGCTGCTCGGGCACTGGCAGGAGATGAAGGCGATCGGCCAAGCCCGGGGCGCGCTGTCGGCCCTGGCCGCGCTATTGCCCGACGACGCCGAACGCCTCGACACGCAGGGCCGACCGCAGCAGGTGTCCGTGGTAGAGCTGGAAGTCGGGGACGTGGTCCTGGTCCGCCCGGGCGGACGGGTGCCGGCCGACGGCACGATCGTCGACGGCGGCGCCGAGATGGACGAGTCGATGATCACCGGGGAGTCCCGGCCGGTCGCCCGGACTACCGGCAACCGGGTGGTTGCCGGCACGGTGGCCACCGACGCGGCGATCCGGGTACGCGTCGACGCAGTCGGCGAGGACACCGCCCTGGCCGGCATTCAGCGCCTGGTGGCGCAGGCGCAGCAGTCCAGCGGTCGGGCGCAGGTGCTCGCTGACCGGTTCGCCGCGTGGCTGTTCTACATCGCCACCGCGACCGCCGTGGTGACCGTGCTGGCCTGGATGCTGCTCGGCAACCCCGACCAGGCCGTCGTCCGCACCATCACGGTGCTGGTGGTCGCCTGCCCGCACGCCCTCGGTCTGGCCATCCCGCTGGTGATCGCCCTGTCCACCGCAGTGGCGGCCAAGGGCGGAATCCTCGTCAAGGACCGACTCGCGCTGGAGCGGATGCGCACGGTCGACGCGGTGCTGTTCGACAAGACCGGCACCCTGACCCGCGGCGAACACGTCGTCACCGGGGTGGCCGCCACCGGCGACACCAGCGACCAGGAGCTCCTGGCCACCGCCGCGGCCGTGGAGGCGGACAGCGAGCACCCCCTGGCCCGCGCCATCGTCGCCGCGGCCGCCGAGAGGGGCACCACCCGCCGGGCCACCGGCTTCCAGTCACTGACCGGACGCGGCGTACGCGCCGACGTCGATGGCACCACCTACGCCGTCGGCGGACCCGCCCTGCTGCGCGAACTGCGCGCGACCGTCCCCGACGACCTGCGGCATCGCCAGGACGACTGGTCGCGGCGCGGAGCGGCGGTGCTTCACCTGTTGCGCCTCGACGACGACGGGGCGGCTGTCGTCGGTGCTCTGGCGCTGGAGGACCAAGTGCGTCCCGAGGCCCGGCAGGCCATCAGGGAGCTACGCGAGCAGGGCATCCGCAAGATCGTGATGATCACCGGTGACGCCCGGCCGGTCGCCGAGGCGGTCGCCGCCGACCTGGGGTTCCGCCCCGGTGAGGACGAGGTGTTCGCCGAAGTGCTCCCCGCCGACAAGGACGACGCCGTCGCCGGACTGCAGAAGCGGGGTCTACGGGTGGCGATGGTCGGCGACGGCGTCAACGACGCCCCCGCGCTGGCCCGTGCCGACGTCGGCATCGCCATCGGCGCCGGCACCGATGTCGCGATCGAGTCAGCGGGGGTGGTTCTGGCCTCCTCCGATCCGCGCGGGGTCACCGGGGTCATCCGGCTGTCCCGGGCCTCCTACCGCAAGATGATCCAGAACCTGGCCTGGGCCGCCGGCTACAACGTGGTCGCCCTGCCGCTGGCCGCAGGCGTGCTCGCCTGGACCGGTATCACTCTCAGCCCCGCCATCGCGGCGGTGCTGATGTCCGCCTCCACCATCGTCGTCGCGCTCAACGCCCAACTCCTGCGCCGGGTGCGACTGCGCCCGACGGCCGAGTGAGCACCCGGTGTCGAGTTCAGGCGAAGCCAGCAACCGGCGGCACACTAACGTGAAGGCCATGACAGCGCGAGCAGCACGAACCGGGCCTCTGGTCCAGCTCGTGCTGCTCGCCTGCACCGTGTTCGGCCTGGCTGCGATGCACAGCCTCGGCCACGATCCCGTCATGCCCCTCACGGCGGACGCCGGGCACACCGCCCACGTGGCGATGCCTGCCCCGGCGGACCTGCATCACGACGACTGTGTAGGGAACGGCTGCGTTCAGTTGCTGAACGCCCCGGCAGGCCACGACGGGCACCTGCCCGGATGGGCGGTCTGCCTGGCCGTCGTCGGCGCGCTCACGCTCGCCGTCTTGCTCGGGCTCCTCCTCACCGCCGGCGTCACCCTCACCCTCCCCGGTCTGCCGCCGGCGAGCGGCATCGCCGGGTCCCGTGGACCACCTGCCCGGCCGTTCGGGCTTCACCTCGCCTCGGTATCCGTACAGCGCAGATAGGAGCAGCCGCGCGGCAACGGCCACCCGCCGTCCTCCCGCGTGCCCAACTCCCAGTCCTGCAGCTACCGCGATACCGAAAGGCACCACCTGCGATGACTCGCACCTACCTTCGCCGCGCCGCCCGGGCCTGCGTCGGCCTCACCGCCGCGCTCACCATCACCGCCTGCGGCTCCGCCAACGACCACACCACCGGCGCTGGACACGGCATGACCAGCACTCCTGCCCCCAGTAGCGCCGGTGCCAGCCCCGACACCGGCAACGCCGCGGACGTCATGTTCGCCCAGATGATGATTCCGCACCATCAGCAGGCCGTGCAGATGGCCGACCTCGCCGCCACCCGCGCAGACGACCCTGACGTCAAGCAACTCGCCGCGAAGATCAAGGCGGCACAGGCACCCGAAATCGACACCATGACCCGATGGCTGACCGCCTGGGGCAAACCACTCCCCACCGCCAGCACCTCGACGCCGGACATGCATCACGGGATGCCCGGCATGATGACCGACGCGGACATGACCACACTCGCCGCCGCCAACGGACGGGACTTCGACAAGCAGTTCCTCACCATGATGATCGCCCACCACCAGGGCGCCATCACCATGGCCAAGAACGAACTCGTCCAAGGCAGCAACACCGACGCCAAGAACCTCGCCCAACGCATCATCGATGACCAGCAAGC
The nucleotide sequence above comes from Micromonospora pallida. Encoded proteins:
- a CDS encoding DUF305 domain-containing protein; its protein translation is MTRTYLRRAARACVGLTAALTITACGSANDHTTGAGHGMTSTPAPSSAGASPDTGNAADVMFAQMMIPHHQQAVQMADLAATRADDPDVKQLAAKIKAAQAPEIDTMTRWLTAWGKPLPTASTSTPDMHHGMPGMMTDADMTTLAAANGRDFDKQFLTMMIAHHQGAITMAKNELVQGSNTDAKNLAQRIIDDQQAEIDTMNKILTRL
- a CDS encoding copper-translocating P-type ATPase produces the protein MSHEHQATPTPADSHTDTDGQQERHGDRHPVHHRSGHGGHGGHDKHAGHDPEMFRRRFWLSLALTVPVVVTSHMVMDWFGYQLDFPGVGWVAPVLGTVVFAWGGWPFLQGAVREIRDRAPGMMLLIAMAITVAYVASLATALGAFDLDFWWELAALVTIMLLGHWQEMKAIGQARGALSALAALLPDDAERLDTQGRPQQVSVVELEVGDVVLVRPGGRVPADGTIVDGGAEMDESMITGESRPVARTTGNRVVAGTVATDAAIRVRVDAVGEDTALAGIQRLVAQAQQSSGRAQVLADRFAAWLFYIATATAVVTVLAWMLLGNPDQAVVRTITVLVVACPHALGLAIPLVIALSTAVAAKGGILVKDRLALERMRTVDAVLFDKTGTLTRGEHVVTGVAATGDTSDQELLATAAAVEADSEHPLARAIVAAAAERGTTRRATGFQSLTGRGVRADVDGTTYAVGGPALLRELRATVPDDLRHRQDDWSRRGAAVLHLLRLDDDGAAVVGALALEDQVRPEARQAIRELREQGIRKIVMITGDARPVAEAVAADLGFRPGEDEVFAEVLPADKDDAVAGLQKRGLRVAMVGDGVNDAPALARADVGIAIGAGTDVAIESAGVVLASSDPRGVTGVIRLSRASYRKMIQNLAWAAGYNVVALPLAAGVLAWTGITLSPAIAAVLMSASTIVVALNAQLLRRVRLRPTAE